From Panthera tigris isolate Pti1 chromosome B4, P.tigris_Pti1_mat1.1, whole genome shotgun sequence:
TCTTTTCACGCAAACAGAAGTTTTCAGTTCACGCGGATAAATACCAGAAGTGTGATTGTTGATGTAATTGGAAAGTCTATGTTCAACTTTGTCAGAACTGCCTAACTGTTCTCCAAGACGACTATACAATTTTGCATTCCACCAGTGAAGAATGAGACTTCTCACTGACCCACAGCCTCATTGTCTTTGCGGATTGTCTGTTTGATTGATTTTAGTTATTCTAAGAGACGTGAAGCggtatttcattttggttttagtttccatttccctaatggcaAAAGATGTTAACCATCTTTtacatgcttattggccatcttcATGTTTTCTCtgatgaaatgtctgttcagatcacTTGCGCATTTTTCAGTCGGGTGTTGCTGATCTcgctaaaaatattttattaacgaTAACAAGTTATAGCAAGACATTTTGGGCTTTTAATACAACTTTTAAGGGCTAATTTCACCTCTATCTCatcctttttcaaattttagttctGTCTATGTTTCTAATTTATGGAACATTAGTACAGAAGAACATGAGTGTGGGTTACAATTTGATATATACCTactggggggatgggctcaagTTTCTTTATTGATGGGATTTGTGATAACGTTTGGAGACTGTTGCCTGAGAGAGGAGCTTGCGCTTGAAAGGGAAGCCCTGGCTGAGTTGAGCAGTGAGGAGGGCTGctgtggaggaagaagagaaaagaagagtaaGGAAGGCCCGGAACGCAGTGATCACCCAAGTCCCAAGAAGTAGGATTCTAGAATCTCTAGGCAGTTGGGAACAAGAGTTAGGAACTCTTCTCTTGCTAAGGCTCTAAAGAAAGATTCTTGGTTGAAGACAGATCACTTTTGCCTTGTAAGAATCAGAAATGGTTTCACAGGGTGCAGGAAGCTCGTGTAAGCTGCCAGTCACCGACTGAGTAAGTAGAATAATGTTCCTTTCACAGAATCACCTAAGCACGATCGCTGCGGTGGGCACCAGGAATCTGCCTTTTTGATGAGACCTAAATTATTCCAGTGAAACCCCCTGTCCCAAAGAACCAGTAAAAGCCACCTCTGGCTTGAAGGGCAGAGAACAGTGTGCTTGGGGCTACCACTTCTGTGAGgtcttgtttcattttgttttgttggtgaCCAGTAAGATTCTAAGGGGACCCTTTCACGCAGGCGATAGAAACCAACTTAATATGTAAGCTCTGCATCATAAACCTCAGGTATCTCCCTCTCAGCGCCTAGCACAGAGCTCACTGTTGTACATAAGGGACCATTTCTGGAAGGGATCAGATGAGTATCTTAGACTTTGTGACCTATACGGTCTCTAACACAACCACTCAACCCTGCGAAAAGCAGCCATACACATTCTATTACCGGATGGGCATAGCTAtgttccgataaaactttatttacaaaagcaggccTGGGTTGCTGAGCCTTGCTATTCACCAGTATGTATTCTGTATACACCAGATGACCTTATTGCTTATTACTTTAAAGCCCCCATGGTGACTCTTTCTCTGGTCTTTCTGAATACTCAGCCCTGTTTTTAGCATCACCTTTCAATTGGAGAATGTAACTCTAGGAGAGGAAACTAATAGCTTTAGAAATCTCTAGGCAATGGCAGAAATTATGCtggataaaaatatgtatgaatatcAAGTTCAGTGTCATAAATTTcactccacccccatcccagcaAGACTACTGTATTTGGGGAAGACATTGCTTTGAGAGAGGAAGCACTTCTAGAAAACCAGTAGACAACAAGGCATGGAACTCTTGATCCTACTCCCACTTTAAATAATTCAGTGGGGGTCTCTTTATGGCTTCTCTACTCCCACCACCAACACTTCCCTCCTCTTGTGATCCATGGTCAGCTGTCCCCTCTTGCTCAACAGTCAATACCAAGACTTTTAAGGGAACCTATGCAGCAGTGATGGAGGGGCTCAGAAAAACATTGGATTTGCAATATAACACTGATATTTTTGAAACAAGGCTCCCACATTTGGAAATGTATtaagagaatggaagaaagataAGATGCTAAatcttcttatttcatttattttattttatttttattttttgagagagagagagcgagagagagagagcatgcatgcaagtgggggagaggtagagggagaggaggggagaatctcaaacaggcttcatgttgagaatctcaagcaggctccccccaatgtagggctcactctcgtgactatgagatcatgacctgagttgaaatcaagagttgggtgcttaactaaTCGACCCACCCAAGCACCCATAAGTCTTATTTCAATAAAGCCCCgattaataaatcttaaaagttgtcCTTGCAGACCCATGTATCTGCCACCTCTGGTTGAAACTGGGGTGTATGTTTCCACATATATAAGGAATGCTTAATTCTTTGTATTCTATTTTGGTCTATTGATAGAGTTAAAATGGGACTCCTGGAAATGGAATGCCCTCTGTGGTTTCTAACTGAGCCTCAACAAAGAAGGGCTTAGTTCTTTGCTGGTCTGATCTCAGAAACATAGCATTTACTTGAAAGTGACCATGAAGAAAAGTATTAAGGAAAGAGCCTGTACTCATTCCTTCCTTGTACTGTTTACTCCTGtactttgttttttccccatgCTGCTCTGAAAgatcaaaagaaacagaaattggggggtgtgggggggtgctgggcaaaatgggtgaaggggatgggagacacaggcttccattTATGGGATGAATAAGCcacaggaataaaagacacagcatagggaatatagtcaatgatattgcaagagcattgtatggtgacactTGCAATGAGCATAAtgtaatgtataaacttgtcaaattacCATGTTGTACAGCCGAAACTAacgtaacactgtatgtcaattatactcaaaatttttttcaatttaataattaaaataaaataaagtaaaataaaaataaaagtaccagGAAAATTCTAGGCAGAACCATCCACAACTGTGGCAGATTTGAAGATCTCAATGGCAACAGACTTATCTCAGGACTCAGGACAGAGCAAGATTTTTTGACGTGGTCTCCTGTCTTTGACAGGTTCTGCCTACAACAGACCTGGGGATGAAGGCTGCCAGCATCTTGGCCCTGATTGGCTGCCTGGTCACCGTCACTGAGTCCAAAGTCTACACTCGCTGTAAActggcaaaaatattttcaagggcTGGCCTGGACAATTACCAGGGCTTTAGCCTTGGAAACTGTgagatttcttccttcctgttctttttctacttttgatctccccccccccgccactgcccGAGATATCAAAGTCTCCCCACACCTCCAGCTCTGGCTTGTCCCCAGCTCTTCCACGGTCTGCCCCACCAGGGACACCTGCTGGCTGTCCACATGTTCTTCTCAACCGCTGCTCTCTGGGGCTcctgtcctcctccctgcccatcctgTCCTCACCCTTGGAGTCCATCAgtcagggaaggagaaaacaacGCCACCTTTGCTGGCGCAGTAGGGGGAGGACCTGAGTTCCCATCTAGTCCAGGTGTAGCCACTGACAAGGTATGTGGCTTAGGGTGTGCTCCGTGGGTATACTACCTGCCCTGTCCTTCCCCAAGCTAGGTTGGGACCACAGCATTATTATaacatgtataaagaactctCCTCTAAGAGCAGGGTTGGAGGGGAAAACATACATTTACTGGCGTTCCTGGCTTTTTCCTCCTCTAGGGATCTGCATGGCATACTATGAGAGCCACTACAACACGACGGCACAGACCCAGCTGGAGGATGGAAGCACTGACTACGGCATTTTCCAGATAAACAGCTTCACGTGGTGCAGACATGCGAAGCTACAGGAGAAGAACCACTGTCACGTCGCCTGCTCGGGTACGGTTTTGCTTTTCCAAAAATAACGTCCTGGGGGATAGAGGCAGGAAAGCTGATCATGGAACATCCACCCATTTTCTGTTTTAGCGGAGGTTTCGAGTTCAGATGTGCAAGTAGGTCTACACCATGCCAACAAATTATggaacgccccccccccccccgggtgacACTCAGAGTTCTGTGGCCTGCTTGCCCAACGAGGACTTATTCCTTCTAGGATGGTTTTCATGAAGCCATGTTGTTTCATGAAGTTATGAAGTTATGAAGTCATGAAGTTGTTTCATGAAGTTATGTTGTTTCATAACAACAGAGGGGTGGACAGATGACCTTACTATCCTTTCACGCATATGGACATGAAATATCTTCAACAGGAAGGAGAGAGTTGTTTGCCAACTGCTTTCCATAAGCAATTTGCTCGAAGTATGCATCTATGCTTATTTGTACAGAATGAGACCActaaatacactttaaatttcTTAAACAGTGGAAATTAAGCTAGAATTCACTCCGAGGGTGCTActtcaattgtttaaaaaatatgcatgtgCACCGAGTTGAGGCTGGCAGAAAGCATCAGACATGAAATCTGGTATTAGGACAAGTCATACACTTTATGAAGTTAAATGACTGTAACCAGGTGTTGGCTGAGTATGGTGGACTGCAGAGGACAAAGACGTTATGGATAAAGTCATGGAAAGTTTTGTAGACACAAGGATATTTGATCTAAGACTTGGAAGATAAGTAAGATTTGGACATTCAGAGATGAGTCATTTCAGGTTAAGGGAACCATGAAAGCTAAAAGGTGCATGTGGGGAGGTTCGGTGCACGCACAGAGAGCAGTGAGACCTTTGTATTATCTAGAACAAAGGgaacataaagacaaataacagAACATGGGGTTGGAAAGGTTGATTACCACCTGGCTGTGAAGGGCCTTGGAGGCGAGGCTGAGACATGTGTACTGATCTCTGCCTGCAATTGGACATCAACAGAGGTCAGTTGTCTGAGCACTGCTCCAGAAGGATTAATCTGCAAACAGGGAATGAGATAGGTTGAAGAAGAGACCGTTTAAGTGTCACTGCAAGTGTGGAGGGGAAAGATCTGAATGATGGTCATGGCTGGGAGTCATGGAGAATAACATGCAAGAGATACTCAACCAATCATCTCCACTCTACAACACAAGGGCAggggttcatttgttttgttcactgaggTATCCTCATTGCCCAGAGTGGTACCTGGCCATAGTTTCGGGGTTCAATAGATATtcgttaaataaatgaatggaaggaATGAAAAGCAAGGGTGAAGACACGGAGTTATAAGATATTCTGTGGCGAACTCCttagaagcaaaaaataaacttttaatttccttttgactCTACTATGTAATCAGTACATATGTCTGAATGTATGAAAGATTGAACAATGTGTTAATTTTCTAGTAAATTGTCCCTACACCTACATTAAAACAGAATGCTCACTAACTCCTGAGGCAGAGCACACAATTGTCGATCAACTCTTAACTTAGAACATTCTTTTGATGAGCCAAAATCTACCTCCTTAAAGCTTTCTTCCATTAATTCTAGTTTTTCTTCTGGATTTATTCAAAATGAATTTGTTCAGCCTTATACGTAGAAACTGATTTAAATGCTTGAAATGACTAGTCgatatttcttgtctttaattCCTTACCTTCTGGACTAAAACATTCAGTATCTTCACCTTCCTACGGGTGTGAATTTTAaacctctccccacccacagTCAATTTCATTAGCATCCCCAAGAGCTTGCCAATGGAGTCTTCCAGTTAAACCCAGCAACTAGACATgtacgtttttaaaaatttatttctttaaattcaagttcgTTAGCATACcatgcagtattggtttcaggagtagaaaccaCGGACATGCACATTTTTAGAAGTTGAAAAGCAGGAGGACTAATTTAGTAATTAGAGAAATTTGAGTCCTAAACTGACAGTGGGAAAAGCCAAGAAGCAACCACAGAATCCTAAAAGGGCTCAGAAATCAGCAGGATCAGCTAATTCCGGAAACTCGAGCGAAGGTAGGTAGAAAATAGGAGGATCGATTGGAAGTCCAATTAAGGAGCAGCTAGACCATCAGATTCCCTTCCTGACTCTATTTAGCTACTGACTGCTTCTCCCCAATCCTGGCAGAATACTGGAGCTTTCCCTTCTGGAGACAGCAAGTAAAAAGTCCCGTCAACTGAGGGAGCTCAACACCCTGTGAATGGGAGAGCTCCATACTGAAGACATGGGAAATTGAATTGAAGTTTCCATAGTCCCAGTCCCTTTCCTCCAGTTAGATCTCAGAATGATGGAAGCCAGAAGAGAAGTTTCTGTTCTGGGGGATTCAGacagatgaaaaggaaataacTGAAGATTCTGAGTGGGATCTCTCCATGAACAAAACTAGCCAGAATTCCCTATAGTGAGATACATAG
This genomic window contains:
- the LYZL1 gene encoding lysozyme-like protein 1 produces the protein MKAASILALIGCLVTVTESKVYTRCKLAKIFSRAGLDNYQGFSLGNWICMAYYESHYNTTAQTQLEDGSTDYGIFQINSFTWCRHAKLQEKNHCHVACSALLTDDLTDAIICAKKIAKETEGMNYWQGWKKHCEGKDLSEWKKGCEVS